GTCGAGCACCACCAGAACAGGTTCTTGGACAAGTACGCCGGATGGCGCGTGAACCGGTAAGGCCCGTTCGTCAGCACGCCACGATACGTCAAATTCGAGAAGCGGATGCCGAACGCGAAGGTCGCCCAGGCGTAAACCCCGGTGAGGAACACCAGCAGTGCCCCCCAGGCCCACAGCAAGGGCGCGCTGCCCGCAAGCCAATGCGCCCAGTCCGCGGTCGCCGCCTGGTAGCCCAGCACGTCCGCCCGTCCCATCGTGCCCCAGACGAACGGCGGATAGCACATCAGGGCCGCTACCCATCCGGCGAGGAGTGGATTGCCGCTGCGGATATGGGCGTCCAGCGGGCGGAAAGTCAGGAGGTAGCCGACAGTCCCGATCTGCACGTCGATCAGGAATAGGGTCTCGATCAGGGTCTGCACCAGCCTCACCGGATCGTGCGCGATGGCCGCGAAGTCGGCGTTGACGACGATCGCGAAACCGGGCGGCAGAATCGAGATCATGAAGGCTCCGAAGAACCCCTTGATGATCCAGGCGCGCCAGTGCTTGGCGACTTGCGCGCGGTCCCAGTCCTCGCGACCGACCAGCATCGCACCGAAGTGCCAGGTGGCGTCCCGTGGGTCCACCAGCTTGCGATCGAGCCACAGGACGTAGGGAACCGAAAGCACGAACATCGGCACGGCGAACGTGCCGATCACATCCATGGCGAAGAGGTACTGCCCGTCCCAGTACCAGCGGCCCAGGCAATAGGAGAAGCCGATCGCAGCCCAGGTTGCCCAGTAGCCGGCGAGCTTGGTGATCGATACGTCGAACGTCTCGCGCCAGGCGCCGCGCAGGCTCCAGTCGATGCCGGTGGAAGGCCGGCGATGGACTTTGTCCACCAGCAGCGACCATGCGACCATCGGCAATGCGGTGAACAGCAGCGTCGCGACCGCGGCGTTGGGTCCAGCCATGGGCATACGCGGACCAGGGATGCCGAGCGCCTCGGCGACACTCGCCCAATTGCGGCAAATCGCGATCCAGCAGAACAGCCCCGCCACTCCGACCAGGCCGACGGCGGCGGAGACGTCGCTTTGCGGGCGTTGCGGGGCGCTGCTCATGGCGACCCGCTTAGCGCGCAAAGGTTAAGGGTGGTGAAATGACGAGAGATCCTCCCCTTGCAGGGAGGATCTTGGATCAACGATACGCCGTGATCCGACCGCCATCATCGAGCAGGTACAGCGTCTGGTTGGCAACGACCGGCGCCAGGCTGATCGAGTCCTTGAGCTCGGCATAGGGCGTCAGCGTGCCCTCGGACGGATCGGCATAAGCCAGTTCGCCGCGCGAGTTGGCCACCCACAGGCGATTGCCCGCGAGCACCGGGCCGACCCAGAACACCGGCCCCTTGCGCTTCTTCTCCTTGCGATAGCGCATCAGCTGATTCATCCAGCGCACCTTGCCGGTGGTCCGCGCGATGGCGAGCAGCTGCGCGTGATCGGTCAGCGTGAACACCCAGTCTCCGGCTACTGCGGGAGTCGAGATACCGGCGAGGTTCAGTTCCCAGATGCGCTGGCCGGTGACGAGCTCGTAAGCCGCCATGCGACCGCCCTGGCCCAGCGCGAACACGCGGCCCCGATCGATGATCGGGTCGGCATCGACGTCGGTCAGGCTGCCCACTTCGGTGGAGATCGAGGTGCGCGCCAGCGCGTCGGACCACAGCTGGCGGCCGTTCTCGTAGCGGTAGGCAACCAGTTCACCCGAGGAGTAGCCGGCGACGACGGTGCCCTGCCCGGCCGCCGGCGCAGCGACGCCGAACACGCCCGATTGCGCGGTCGAGGCCGATTCGTTCCACAACTGCTTGCCGTCCGCCGCGTTGAGCGCGACGATCTGGTTGTCCTGCGTCATCACGTAGACGGCCTCGAAGCCGATCGTCGGTGCGCCGCGCAGCGGGCCCGCAGGCTTGACCTTCCACTTCTCGGCCCCGTCGGCCGCGCCCAGCGCCGCGACTTCGCCGATGCCGGTGGTGACGTAGACGTTGCCCGAATCGTAGCTGACGCCGCCGCCGAAGATCGCCTTGCTGTCACCGCCAACGTCGAAGTTCTTGCTCCACACCTTGGCGCCGGTGTCGGCGTTGAAGGCGTTGACGACGCCGCTGGTGTCCATGACGTACACCCGGCCGTCACCCACCACGGGCGAGGCAGCCAGGCGGCGCTTATTGGTGGCGCCGGCCACTTGAGCGGTCCAGATGCGGGTCGGCGAGGCGCCGAGCGCCAGGTGGCCCGAAGCCTTGTTGGCCGGACCGCCGGCTTGCGCCCACTCGGTGTTCGCTTCGGCAGGCGGCAGGATCACCGATACGCCGGCGAGCGCCGGATCGACCTTGGCCCCCGACTCGATGCGCGAGAGGATCGGCACGCGATCACCTACGGTGGGCGTCTTGGGACCGCCCTTGCCCTTGAGAATGCCGCAACCCGACACGCCCAGCGCCAGAGCGAGGAGCAGGACCGGCGCCAGCTTGCGCGTCGTCATGTGGTCAGGCTTACGAGCCAAGTTCATTCTCCCCCGGCGCCCGGTGCAACTGCACCTGAGGACGCACCATCTTCACCCGACGCGCTCACGACATCGTCGATAGCGTCATAGCCGAGTTGCCCCGCCATCTGCCGCACGCGTGCGCGCAGGCCTTCGGGCTGGGTCTTGTCCTTTGCGATTCTGGCGAAAAGAGGGCCGGCCTGCTTGGGCTTGCCCTGCTTCAGGTAAGCGCCGCCGACCAGCTCTCCGGCCACGCCGAACCACGGGTTGCCGGGCTGCGCCAAGGCCGACAGGCGATCGATCACGGTCTGCGGCGGCAGCTTGTCGAACCCTGCGGCGACTTCGCGCACGGTCGCCAGATCGCGCAAGGGCTGCGCGACATCGCCGTTCTGCGCGACCTTGGAATACAGGTTCGCGGCCTCGTCGGTCCGCCCCTTGTCGAGCGCGATGCCCGCCTGCGCCAGTTGCGCGAGCGCGGCATGACCCGCATCACCCTGCGTCAACGGCGCCAGCTTGGTCTGCGCGGCAGCGGCGTTCCCGGCATCAAGGTCGTCGAGTGCGAGGATCAGCTGCTCGGACGCGGCGGCAGACTCGGCCTTCTGGCGGTGCTGCCAGTAGAGATAGCCGGCGAAGGCCAGCAGCCCGACCACGATGACGGCCAGCAGCGGCTTGCCGTAGCGACGCAGGAAGGTCTCGACCTGATCCTGGCGCAGCGCATCGTCGACTTCGCGCATGAACACGCCGCTCTGCTCGGCCTGTCGGCGAGCGGCGGCAGCATTGGTCACCGAATTCTGCGGAGGAACGGCCAAGAGCTTAGCGCTTTCTGGGTACTTGATAGGTCAGCGGCGCTGTTTAGCGGATGAGCGGCGCAATTCAACGTCCATCGTCTTTGCTGCGGCTCGGGTGAAGCGTGGGTGAATGGCGTCGGCTAAACCGAAGGAGCCGCTGGCCTGCTTCCGGCTCAGGGGAACTCGGCCCGACCCATGGCACGCGCATAGACGCTCCGATACGACCCAATCATCGCCGCCTCATCATAATGGGCCAAGGCATGAGCCCGGTTCGCCGCCCCTACCCGCGTCCGCAGCCCTGCATCGGCGGCTAGCTGCCCGAGCACCCCCGCCAAAGCCGCATCGTTGCCCGGCGCACAGATCAACGGCCGGTTCTCGGGCGCGACCATCTCGGCCACGTCGCCCACCGCGGGCGAGGCGACCGGCAGGCCCGCCGCCATCGCCTCGACCATCGAGATCGGAAACTGCTCGGAGTCCGAAGACAGCGCGAAGACGTCGAACAGGCCGACAGCCTTGCTCGGATCTGGTGCGAAGCCTGGCAAGTGCACGCGATCGGCAACGCCGCAGCTAAGCGCTTGCGCCTTGATCGCGCCTTTCTCCGGCCCGTCGCCCAGGATCACCAGCTGCCATTCGGACGGCAGCCCGGCAAAGGCGCGCACCAGCCGCGGCAGGTTCTTCACTGTGCGCAAGCCGGCCAGCGTGCCGACCCACAGCTCGCCCGGGCGTTTGACGATGCGCGGGAGAGCGTCGGCCTTGGGCTTCTTCGCATAAGTTCCGAGCGCGATGCCGTTGGGGATCAGGTGGACACGGCCGCGTGGTTGCTGCCAAGGCCCGAGCGCCACCGCCTCCAGCAGCCTCGAGGGCACAACCAGCGCCGCCACGCGCCCGAGTGCCAGGCGACGGTACCAGTTGCGCGTGGGTTTGAGCCGCTCCGCCTCGTCCTCGTTGAAACCGTCCTCGTGGTGAACCAGCGGCGGCAGCTTTAGGAGGTCGCGGAACACGGTGTGCGCCATGACCGCGTCCATCGCGCCCCAATTGTAGGTGAGCACCAGGTCATACCCACGCATCGCCGCAGCCAGGCGCTGCAGCCGCGTCGGCGTGGGCCGGCCCGAAAGGCTCGGGAAGTCTTCAGGATAGGCGACATCGATGCCTCGCTCGATCGCCGAGGCGGCGGCGAGCGCGCCCGGCACCGCGGAGACGACGTGGTGCGTGACGCCAGACCCGAACGCATTCATCAGCCGCGCCGCGCGCAGCTCCTTGCCTCCGCGATCGAAGCTGGAATGGAGATGGAGGATCCGCAAAGGCCGGCTCAGGCGACGCGTGCCAGCAGGCGATCGATGGCGGCCTCAGACCCCGGCTCGCTCAGCGTCGGCGGATGGCCGACGTCGGGAATGGTCACCGCCTCAGCCCCGGGCAGACGCTCCAGCATCCGGTCGAGCGTCGTCGTGCTGAGCAAGTCCGACAAGGCGCCCCTCAGGATCAGCACCGGCTTGTCTCGCAGCGCGTCCAAAGCGGGCCACATGTCGTACTGTTCGGCCGCAGGGTCGAGCTGCGCGAAGGGCTCGGCGATCTTCATGTCGTAATCGAAGACGATGCGTGCATTGCTGCCCAGCGTCATCACCCGCTTCGCCGCGGCGATCCAGAATGGCAGGTCCTTGCCCGGGTGCGCGGCGCCATGCATTTCCTCCAGCCCGCGCGCGGCGTGGACCCAGGTGGGGAAGCTGCGCCCCTGCCCGACATAGCTCTTGATGAATTCCAGCCCGCTCGGCTCCAGATAAGGGCCGACATCGTTGAGCACGGCCCCCGCGATCCGTTCCGGGGTCATCGCGGCGAACAGCATCGTCATCAGCCCGCCCAGCGAAGTGCCGACGGCCACGAAACGCTCGATCCCCAATTCGTCGAGCAGCAGCGTGACGTCTTCGACATACTGCTGCGGCTTGTAGCTGGCGCTTTCGCGCGCATACTCGCTCTCGCCACGGCCGCGCAGTTCGGGGCAGATCACGCGCCACTCGGGCGAGAGCCGTTCCGCCAGCGCCTCGAAGTCACGCGCGTTGCGGGTGAGGCCATGCAGACACAAGATCGGCGGCCGCCCATCGATCGGCACGGCGTCGCCGCCGGCGTAATCCCGGTAATGCAGCTTCAATCCGTCCCGGCTGGACCAGAACCGATCCTGGTAACGCGTCATTTCCAGCGGCGCCTTCGATCTGTCGCCCGGCTTGATCGGCGGGCACCTGACCCGTTATCGCCAAAGAGCGCACGATCCGCAAGCGAGTGCCTGCCTGCTACCTCGACGTGCAGGGTTAACGAGGACGTCGTTCATAACCCGGTAGGACTCCCCGTGGCATAGCGGCGCGCTCGCAAACTGGCGGCACGAAACGGAACATCAACCCTAATGGAACGCCTTTCGACCCGAGACGCGCCCGCGCAGAGCACGGGGTCCTTCCCTCGCGCCGCCTCGGTGCCCGAACTCGTGTCGTATGAGCCAGCGACTGGGGCGGAGGTCTGGCGAGGTCCCGTTGGCGATGTCGAGGACGTGGTCGAGCGCGCGCGCCGCGCCGCGCCGGCGTGGGCCGCGCAGCCGCTATCCACCCGCATGGAGCTGGTCCGCCGCTTCGCCAACGAAGTGCGCAAGGATGCGGAGAGCCTTGCCACGACCATCGCGCGCGAAACCGGCAAGCCGATGTGGGAGGCCAACGCCGAAGTCGAGAGCGTGCTGGTGAAGGTCGAAATCTCGATCCGCGCCTATGCCGAGCGAACCGCCCAGCGCAAGCTGGACAGCGCGCTGCAGGGCACCATGGCAGTGCGCCACAAGCCGCATGGCGTGCTGGTGGTGCTCGGCCCCTTCAACCTGCCTGCGCACTTGCCCAACGCGCATATCATCCCGGCCCTGATCGCGGGCAACACCGTGATCTTCAAGCCGAGCGAGAAGACCCCCGGGACCAGCGAACTGCTCGCCCGATGCTTTCACCGTGCTGGCATCTCGGCCGCCATCATGCAGGTCTGCCAGGGCGGTCCTGCCGAGGGCCAGAAGCTGGTTGCGCACGATGGCATCGATGGCGTGCTGTTCACCGGCTCCGCCAACATCGGCATCTCCATCAACCGCAAGCTGGCGGCGCGGCCGGACAAGCTGGTGACGCTCGAGATGAGCGGCAACAATCCGCTGGTGGTGTGGGATACGCCCAAGCTGACCGACGCCGCGGCGCTTGTCGTGCAGTCCGCCTTTGCCTCGGCCGGGCAGCGCTGCACCGCGGCGCGCCGCCTGATCGTCAAGGATTCGATGTACGAGCCGCTGCTCGCCGAGGTGAAGGCGCTGGCGGATCGCATCATCTTCGGCGCACCGTTCGACGATCCGGCTCCGTTCATGGGCCCGGTCATCGACAACATGGCCGCCGACGGGCTCACCGAAAGTTTCCTCTATCTGCTCAGTCACGGCGGGCGCGCGATCAAGCACTTGGTCCGACCCGACGAATCGCTGCCGTTCCTTTCGCCCGCGATCATCGATGTGACCGCCATGGTCGAGAAACCCGACGTCGAGCTGTTCGGCCCGATCCTCCAAGTGGTGCGCGTCAGCGACTTCGACGAGGCGATTGCCGAGGCCAATGCGACGCGCTTCGGCTTGGTCGCGGCCTTGGTGGGCGGCACACCGCAGGAGTACAATCGCTTCTGGGGCAGCGTCCGCGCCGGGATCGTCAATTGGAATCGGCCGACGATTGCGCCTTCTCACGCGGGACCGGTGGGCGGCACCGGTCTGTCCGGCAATCATCGTCCGACCGGGTACTACGCTGCGGATTACTGCGCCTATCCGGTTGCCTCGGGTGAGATGGAGCAGCCGCGCGCGGTGATCGGCGTGGGGCTTAAGTGATCTGAGATCCTCCCCTGCAAGGGGAGGTGGCGCGCGCGGAGCGTGACGGAGGGGTGTAACCCTATCGTCCGGGTACTACGCCAGCGGTGACACCCCTCCGTCAGCCGCTCCGCGTCTGCCACCTCCCCTTGCAGGGGAGGATCTAGACGGCTCACCCACCGCTGGCGATCAGGTCCACCTCCGTCAGTCCGTTCCCCTGCTTGCGCGCGTAGACCAGGTATGACTGACCGCCTTTGCGCCCGCCGAGCACATGGTCGGAGCCGTCCATTCGGTAATCCGCACCGTACCCTGCTGCCGTCGCCTTGGTGTAGTAGAAGTCCACCACATCCTTCGGGGCGACTGGGCTGACGAAGTTTACCACGCGCAAGTGGCAGCCGTCGGCATCGGTTCCGGCCGCTTCCTGGACCGCGCCGCGCGGGTAGACCGGCAGGTCCTTGGGCAACTTCGCTGCCCATGTCGCGGAATACTGCGCCTTTTGCGTGCAGTCGGTCGTGGCAGCCTTGGCCTCCTGGGCGACTTGCGCTGCCGTGGCGGCGTTCTCCACCAGAGAGGACGCCGCGCCGGGCTTGGGTGCAGGCGCGGACTTCAGCGTGCCGCCGGCTTGCAGCATCGCCTCTTCCCGCGCTGCCGCCGCCGCTTCGGGCGATCGCTGTTGTGCGGGCAGCTCTATCGCGCCACCGTTTGCCGCCACCGCAGCGCCGTTGTTGCCGGACATGTTGGGATCGACCATGATCTGCTCGCCAAGCGCGCCCGTTACTGCCGGGTCGCTCTCGACGGGGACCGGAGCATCTTGCTTCGACCCGCAAGCGGCGAGCAGAACCAGCATCGCCGCGGCGCTGCCGTTCAGGATAGGTCGGGCGGTGATGACGTAACGGGCGCGGCTCAACATCTTGGAGACTTTCCCCAGCGTGCTTAATGAGCCGTTAGCCTTGTGCGGCAATCGTTAACGACGAGTTGAGAAGCGTAGTTAATCCTCCGGCCGTCCCGATCCGGGAAGGTCGGCTGCGGAGACGTGAATGCCGAAAGGCGCGAGCGAGCACGTGCACTCCAGACATGCAAAGGAGGGCGCTCCCGCAGGATGGGAAGCGCCCCCCCGGCCCGGTCCGCGACGGATGTGAGGCCGCGGTTACCGGACCGTTCCCTCGCGCGTCGCCGTCCGCACGAGGAAACCGGTCAAAGGGTTAGCGGCAGCGCGAGTCGCTGCGATCGATGGCACGGCCGGCCAATGCACCGGCAGCGGCGCCGAGCACGGTGCCCAGGGTCTTGTCGCGGCCACCGTCGATGGTGCGGCCCAGAAGGGCGCCACCTACGCCACCGATCAGCAAGCCGGTGGTGCCATTCTCGCGACGGCAGTAGTAGCGGCCATCGTTACCGCGCCAGGTGCGGCCCTGGTTGCGGTAGCTGTTGCCGTAGCCGCGGCGGTAGTCGTCGCGCGAGTACCGGCGGTCGCCACGCCAGTCGCGGCGATCGTTGTAGGTCTGCTGCCCGGGCGCGGCGAACGCGGCCTCATGGGCGCTGTACGCAACGGCAGCGGTAGCTGGGATCGCGGTTGCGAGGGTGGCACTGGCAGCGGCGAGTGCGGAAACCTTCAGCAGAGTGTTCATCGTTATTCTCCTTGTCGGCGGCGGCACCGGGGAGATCATCCGCCTTACGCATTCATCTTTAGGCCACTTAATCTGAACAGATCGCAACGCGGCTGTCAGGATCGAAGATTGCGACGAACTGAGTTGAAGGCGTCGACGAGTTGTCACGCTGCCCGCCTCTGCCTAGAGCGCAGACCCATGCATTCTGGCTCACAACGCGCCAGCGGGCTCCCCCACGCTATCGGCGCGTACCTGATCTGGGGATTGATCCCGCTCTACTTCCGGCTGCTCAAGGCAGTGCCGCCGATGGAGGTCGTCGGCTGGCGAATCGTGTTCACGCTGCCGGTCTGCTTCGCGCTCGTGGCATTGCTGCGCCAATCCGGCGAGGTGCGCCGGGCACTTTCCGATCGACGCACGCTGGGCCTCCTTGCAGGCAGCGCGCTGCTGATCGGGACCAATTGGCTGATCTACGTCATCGCAATCGCCACCGGACACGTCTTCGCGGCAAGCCTGGGATACTACATCAACCCGCTGATGAACGTGCTCGCGGGCACGCTCTTCCTGCGCGAGAAGCTGTCACCGCGGCAGTGGGTGGCCGTAGCACTGGCGGCGGCAGGCGTCGCGGTGCTCGCGTGGGGCGCGGTGAGCACCTTGTGGATCAGCATGGGCCTGGCGCTCAGCTTCTGCGGCTATGGCCTGGTGCGGAAGCTGGCGCCGGTCGAGTCGCTGCCGGGTTTGACGGTCGAGACACTGGTGCTGGTCGTGCCAGCGCTGGCGATGATCGGTTGGCAGAGCACGCAGCAGGCCGGAGTTGCGCTGGGTCAAAACACGATGCAGGACATCACGCTCGCTCTTGCCGGCGTGGTCACCGGCGTGCCGCTGCTGCTGTTTGCCACCGCGGCGCGGCGGATGAGCTACTCGACGCTGGGCTTCGTGCAGTTCCTGTCGCCGACCCTGGTGTTCGTACTCGGCCTGTTCGTGTTCCACGAGCCGCTCCGTCCGGTGCAACTCACCAGCTTCGCGATGATCTGGGCCGCCATCGGGGTATTCTGCTGGGATCTATTGCGAGCAAGGCGGTCATTGGGCTCGGCTTGACGTTGGCGCGCTGCTAGCGGACTTAAACAAGTCTCGCGGCTTACCCGAGCGTCAAAGCGCCCCCGCGAAGCGCAGCGGCTCGCCTTGCGCGGCATTGCCCAGCTGCCCTTCCCACATGGCGAAATGTCCGCGCACGATGGTGCCCACCACCTTGCCCTGCAGTTCCATGCCGGTAAACGGCGACCAGCCACAGCGGCTTTCCAGCCAGTCCTCGGCGACGGTGAACGATCCCTTCCGATCCACCACGGTGAAATCCGCATCGTACCCCGCGGCGATGCGGCCCTTGCCGACCAGGCCGAACACGCGCTGCACCCCGGCGCTGGTCATGTCGATCAGCCGCTCCAGCGTCATGCGTCCCTTCGCCACATGGTCCAGCATCAGCGGCAGCAGCGTCTGCACGCCGGGCATGCCACTGGGGCTCGCCGGGTAGGTCTTGGCCTTTTCCTCGACCGTATGCGGCGCGTGGTCGGAGCCGAGCACGTCGGGCACGCCCTGCTGCAGCCAGTGCCACAGCCCGTCGCGGTGCGCGGAGGATCGGATCGGCGGGTTCATCTGCGCATAAGTGCCGAGCTTCGGATAAGCCTCCTCCGCCGCCAGCGTCAGGTGCTGCGGGGTGACTTCGCACGTGGCAATGTCGCGGTGGTGAGAGAGGAACTCCAGCTCGGCCGGGGTGGTGATGTGCAGCACGTGGATCGGCCGGCGCGCTTCCCGCGCAAGGCGGACGATGCGCTGGGTGGCCACCATCGCGCTCTCGTCGTCGCGCCAGACCGGGTGGCTGGAGGGGTCGCCTTCGACACGGATGTCCTTGCGCGCGTTCATCCGCGCCTCGTCCTCGGCATGGATGGCCACACGGCGGCGGCCGCTCGCCAGCACGCGCGCCAGCGCGGCGTCCTCCGCGACCAGCAGGCTGCCAGTCGATGCGCCCATGAAGATCTTGACCCCCGCAGTGCCCGGGATGCGCTCGAGCTCGGCCAACTCTTCGGCGTTCTCCGCTGTGGCGCCGACGTAGAAGGCATGGTCGCAGTGCATGCGGTGATGTCCGCGCGCCAGCTTGTCGAGCACGCGCTCGGCCGTGTCTGTGTTCGGGTTGGTGTTGGGCATCTCAAACACCGCGGTGATCCCGCCCATGACCGCCGCGCGGCTGCCGCTCTCCAGATCTTCCTTGTGCTCCAGCCCCGGCTCGCGGAAATGGACCTGGCTGTCGATCACGCCGGGCAGCACGTCGAGGCCGGTGCAGTCGATCCGGCGCGCAGCGTCCGGGTAGCTGCCCAGGCCCACAATCTTGCCGTCCCGCACCGCGACGTCGGCGTGGACCGGGCCCGAAGGCGTATGCACGAGGCCGCCGGTGAGGACCAGTTCGGGTGCAGCGCTCATCGACCGGCCTCCTGCTTGCCGCAATTGCCGGTGTCCTGAGCGGCGAAAAGCCGGGCTTCGTGGAGAGCTGCGATGCGGCGGAGCGAGTCGGTTTGGCTGGTCATGGCGCCCTCATGCACCGGATGGTGGCCTGTAGGACAGCCCCCACGTCGCACCTAGTCACGTCCAGGCGCCGCCGCGGGCACGGCATCACGCGGCGGCATGCCGGGCCACGCGCCATAGTCCGGGTGCTCATGGTATGCACCGGTGAGGTCCGGCGGCCCCGAGTAGAGCAGCTGGAACAGCCGCCAGGAGAACCGCCAGCGGTCGCCATCCAGTACCGCACGGTCGTAGTAGCGCCCGATGTTCATGTTTGGCGGCTTGTCGTGCCAGCTGCACTGCTCTGTGACGTAAGTCCGCGCACTCGCCCGACCGCGTCCGGTGAGATCGACTTGCGGATTGCGGAAGCTGATCAGCACGCGGTTGCAGCGGGCGACGACGCCACCAAACCCGCTCGCTATCTCATGACGCCCGCGCATTACCATGCCGGATATGCGCCACTCGGCATCGATCGTGAAGCAATCGCCAAATGCGGTCAGATCCTGGCGCCACGCAGAGTCGGTGTAGTGCGCGTGGAGCTGGCGGATGCCCGCCTCCGCTTCTAGGAACTCGATCATCGTGCGGCTCTCCTCGGCCGAGGATAAAGCGGGCGGCCAGGCGAGTGCAACGTGTTGAACACGCGTTGCGGATAGGCTTACGCGCGCTCAAGTCCGCTCAGAGCGGAACCGCCTCGCCACCCTCCAGCCGGTGCGAGCAGCCCAGCGCCACCGGGTCATCCTCGCCTGACAGTGCCGCCACCGTCCGCCAGCCCACCGCGCGCTGACGTGCCGCGATCTGCGGGTCGTGCCCGAGTGGCAGGAACAGCGCGGCCGGTTCGCTGGTCGTTTCGGCCAGCAGGTCGATCAAGCGGTCGGGATAGAGGGAGAAGCCGGTCGCGACTTCGCCCTCCGCGGTCTCGCCCAGGATCCGGTAAGTGCCGCCGCGGCCGAGCGCGCCCTGGACGCCGGTGGCGTAGATCATGAAGCCGAACCAGGATTGGTACTCGAAGCCGTGCCGCTCCGAGGGGTCGAGCGTCACGCGCGCTCGTCCGCCGATCCGGGCGGCGATATCGCGCAAGCCCGCAATGCGGCTGGCGAGGGCGCCACCGGCATCGAACGCAGCCAGCCGCGCGATCGCCTGCTCGAAGGGGCCGACTGCATAGAGCAGTGGCAGGTAACCTGCGCCACCGGCGTCGACGAGACCGCCAGCGTCCTTGGCATCGAGTTCGCGGCGCACCGCCTCGATCTGCGTCGGTGCGAGCGGCAGTGCCTCGGCGGCGAGCGTATCGACCAAGTCGGGAAGCGTGAGGTCGACCGAGATGCCAGTCGCGCCCGCCTGCTCCAGCGCCTCGATCGCGATGGCGACCACTTCGGCAGCCGCGCTGACGCTGTCGCTGCCGATCAACTCCGCGCCGAGCTGCAACCGCTCTCGCGCAGGGTCGAGGCCATCGCCCTTGATCGTCAGCACCTGCCCCGAATAGCACAGGCGCAGAGGGCGCGGCCGGCTCGCTAGACTAGTCGCGGCGATGCGCCCGAGCTGGACGGTGATGTCCGAACGCAGCGCCAGCGTGC
The window above is part of the Novosphingobium sp. 9U genome. Proteins encoded here:
- a CDS encoding PQQ-binding-like beta-propeller repeat protein — protein: MNLARKPDHMTTRKLAPVLLLALALGVSGCGILKGKGGPKTPTVGDRVPILSRIESGAKVDPALAGVSVILPPAEANTEWAQAGGPANKASGHLALGASPTRIWTAQVAGATNKRRLAASPVVGDGRVYVMDTSGVVNAFNADTGAKVWSKNFDVGGDSKAIFGGGVSYDSGNVYVTTGIGEVAALGAADGAEKWKVKPAGPLRGAPTIGFEAVYVMTQDNQIVALNAADGKQLWNESASTAQSGVFGVAAPAAGQGTVVAGYSSGELVAYRYENGRQLWSDALARTSISTEVGSLTDVDADPIIDRGRVFALGQGGRMAAYELVTGQRIWELNLAGISTPAVAGDWVFTLTDHAQLLAIARTTGKVRWMNQLMRYRKEKKRKGPVFWVGPVLAGNRLWVANSRGELAYADPSEGTLTPYAELKDSISLAPVVANQTLYLLDDGGRITAYR
- a CDS encoding glycosyltransferase; this encodes MRILHLHSSFDRGGKELRAARLMNAFGSGVTHHVVSAVPGALAAASAIERGIDVAYPEDFPSLSGRPTPTRLQRLAAAMRGYDLVLTYNWGAMDAVMAHTVFRDLLKLPPLVHHEDGFNEDEAERLKPTRNWYRRLALGRVAALVVPSRLLEAVALGPWQQPRGRVHLIPNGIALGTYAKKPKADALPRIVKRPGELWVGTLAGLRTVKNLPRLVRAFAGLPSEWQLVILGDGPEKGAIKAQALSCGVADRVHLPGFAPDPSKAVGLFDVFALSSDSEQFPISMVEAMAAGLPVASPAVGDVAEMVAPENRPLICAPGNDAALAGVLGQLAADAGLRTRVGAANRAHALAHYDEAAMIGSYRSVYARAMGRAEFP
- a CDS encoding alpha/beta fold hydrolase; this translates as MTRYQDRFWSSRDGLKLHYRDYAGGDAVPIDGRPPILCLHGLTRNARDFEALAERLSPEWRVICPELRGRGESEYARESASYKPQQYVEDVTLLLDELGIERFVAVGTSLGGLMTMLFAAMTPERIAGAVLNDVGPYLEPSGLEFIKSYVGQGRSFPTWVHAARGLEEMHGAAHPGKDLPFWIAAAKRVMTLGSNARIVFDYDMKIAEPFAQLDPAAEQYDMWPALDALRDKPVLILRGALSDLLSTTTLDRMLERLPGAEAVTIPDVGHPPTLSEPGSEAAIDRLLARVA
- a CDS encoding isoprenylcysteine carboxylmethyltransferase family protein, which encodes MSSAPQRPQSDVSAAVGLVGVAGLFCWIAICRNWASVAEALGIPGPRMPMAGPNAAVATLLFTALPMVAWSLLVDKVHRRPSTGIDWSLRGAWRETFDVSITKLAGYWATWAAIGFSYCLGRWYWDGQYLFAMDVIGTFAVPMFVLSVPYVLWLDRKLVDPRDATWHFGAMLVGREDWDRAQVAKHWRAWIIKGFFGAFMISILPPGFAIVVNADFAAIAHDPVRLVQTLIETLFLIDVQIGTVGYLLTFRPLDAHIRSGNPLLAGWVAALMCYPPFVWGTMGRADVLGYQAATADWAHWLAGSAPLLWAWGALLVFLTGVYAWATFAFGIRFSNLTYRGVLTNGPYRFTRHPAYLSKNLFWWCSTMPFLVTNGSLTDMVRNTVMLGVVSAIYYWRARTEEAHLLAEDAKYRAYHAWMADNAPITRTIAAVVRLLRPRAAMPHPAE
- the rarD gene encoding EamA family transporter RarD, encoding MHSGSQRASGLPHAIGAYLIWGLIPLYFRLLKAVPPMEVVGWRIVFTLPVCFALVALLRQSGEVRRALSDRRTLGLLAGSALLIGTNWLIYVIAIATGHVFAASLGYYINPLMNVLAGTLFLREKLSPRQWVAVALAAAGVAVLAWGAVSTLWISMGLALSFCGYGLVRKLAPVESLPGLTVETLVLVVPALAMIGWQSTQQAGVALGQNTMQDITLALAGVVTGVPLLLFATAARRMSYSTLGFVQFLSPTLVFVLGLFVFHEPLRPVQLTSFAMIWAAIGVFCWDLLRARRSLGSA
- a CDS encoding glycine zipper 2TM domain-containing protein — translated: MNTLLKVSALAAASATLATAIPATAAVAYSAHEAAFAAPGQQTYNDRRDWRGDRRYSRDDYRRGYGNSYRNQGRTWRGNDGRYYCRRENGTTGLLIGGVGGALLGRTIDGGRDKTLGTVLGAAAGALAGRAIDRSDSRCR
- a CDS encoding succinylglutamate-semialdehyde dehydrogenase; translation: MERLSTRDAPAQSTGSFPRAASVPELVSYEPATGAEVWRGPVGDVEDVVERARRAAPAWAAQPLSTRMELVRRFANEVRKDAESLATTIARETGKPMWEANAEVESVLVKVEISIRAYAERTAQRKLDSALQGTMAVRHKPHGVLVVLGPFNLPAHLPNAHIIPALIAGNTVIFKPSEKTPGTSELLARCFHRAGISAAIMQVCQGGPAEGQKLVAHDGIDGVLFTGSANIGISINRKLAARPDKLVTLEMSGNNPLVVWDTPKLTDAAALVVQSAFASAGQRCTAARRLIVKDSMYEPLLAEVKALADRIIFGAPFDDPAPFMGPVIDNMAADGLTESFLYLLSHGGRAIKHLVRPDESLPFLSPAIIDVTAMVEKPDVELFGPILQVVRVSDFDEAIAEANATRFGLVAALVGGTPQEYNRFWGSVRAGIVNWNRPTIAPSHAGPVGGTGLSGNHRPTGYYAADYCAYPVASGEMEQPRAVIGVGLK
- a CDS encoding tetratricopeptide repeat protein, with protein sequence MTNAAAARRQAEQSGVFMREVDDALRQDQVETFLRRYGKPLLAVIVVGLLAFAGYLYWQHRQKAESAAASEQLILALDDLDAGNAAAAQTKLAPLTQGDAGHAALAQLAQAGIALDKGRTDEAANLYSKVAQNGDVAQPLRDLATVREVAAGFDKLPPQTVIDRLSALAQPGNPWFGVAGELVGGAYLKQGKPKQAGPLFARIAKDKTQPEGLRARVRQMAGQLGYDAIDDVVSASGEDGASSGAVAPGAGGE